In the genome of Mesoaciditoga lauensis cd-1655R = DSM 25116, the window GATAATCACTTTGGAGTTATACCTGTACTTCCCACTGATGGCTTTTAAAGAAGCGTATCCTGTGGTGATCGAATGATATATATCACATTTTGGGGGAGGTGCCACGGAGAATGAATTCACTATTGGCAGAAACAATCCTTTAACGGTCCAAAAATATCTCGTAAATCCTTCATCCGGCAAGTAACGATGGTAAACATCTATCATTGCATCCCAGAATTCCTTTGTTTCCATTACTTTTAGAAAATCATTTTCAACCATTAGATGAAGAATCTCTATGGCGTTGTCTATTCTAGTTGCCCAGTTTATATCTATAAGATTTCTTATCTTTGAAGAGAGAAGGTTGGCATCTTTTACCTTAGAGTTTTTTTGCGGGAAATAGGAAAAGAGAGATTGAGACCATATTTCCGAAACATTTGGTGGGATTTCGTAAGCAAACTTTTTATCTTCTTCACGTGGGCCAAGGTATATGATCTTAAACTCTATCTCAGGTAAATTTTCCATCAAGGTTTGTAGCCACGAAGAAACCCCTCCCATCACGTAAGGATAGGTTCCTTCCACTATAACTCCAACTTTCATTTCTTTTCACCACTTAGCACATTCATAATTTCAAAAGCAAGTTTTTTCTCTTTGGGAGTTCCATTTAAAAGAAGAAATTTTGGGTCGTTGGCTAGCAAGTATTTGGAAATGGCTTCATTGTTCACACCGGCTTTGTACAGTTCTTCGGCTCTATAAATCACCAAGCTTTGCGTGTTTAAAATCACGTTGAAATATTCCAAAGATTTCTTCATATCCCCGAAATTCATAGAGGCATCCAAGTTTTCTATTGCGTACACAAAGTCGATCGGTTTATCACCGCTTAATTTCATATTTCTCTTTCCATTGAGCAAAAGAACAAACACAATGGCCAGGGATGAAAACACCACGAATAGAATAATTTTGCGCTTACTCACATTTTTCACCTCTTCGCTCATATTTTACCATCTCCTGAGAATCCCGCAAGCTCACATTGCAGATTAACATCTCACATTGTGCGTCAATATTACAAATCATTTCAAAAAAGGATTAAACTTCACCCTCGAAGTACTTGTCAGAACATATGAGCTTCCATCTGGAGGTTCAAAATATGAGGTTGAAAGGCACAGGATGTGCCGAGAAAGCGAAGCACTCATGGATGAGTGTCTGAGCGTGCCTCATATTTTGAATTGTAAGACGGACAAAAGAGCGAATCCGTTCTGACAGTACTTCGAAAAAACGCCTTGGCCGCTTGAAAAGCGGATCCTAAATCAAAAACGTTGTACTCAAATGTTGCTCACATGTTTTCATAAAAAATTTTTGTAATGTCCCTTGTAATATCTTTCGTAATGTTCACGCACAGCATGAGTAACATGATAAAATAGAATCGATGAGGTATTACAAATACGTTCTCACGGTTTTACTGACCATTTCAATTTTAGTATTAAACGGGTGCACAAATGCCAATGGAGTCAAAAACTCTAAGACATGGCTATGCCAATTTCAGAATTTTTCTCCTTCCTTAATCTCAAAAACACATTTTGACGTTGTTGTGATAGATTACTCTTACGATGGAAGCGACGCAGAAGCGTTAAAACAAGAGGAAATTGAAAAGATGAAAAGCACAGGTAAGACCGTTCTCGCTTATATGAACGTTGGATACGCCGAAGAATGGAGATTCTACTGGGACAAGATAAAGGACGCTACTTTTGTTGGAAATAACGATACGAGGTGGCCTGGTGAACACCTGATCTTGGATTTTGATACTCCAAAATGGGAAAGTGTAATTCAGCAATATGTGAACAAGATAAAAAAAGAAGGATTCGATGGAATTTACTTGGATGGTGTAAACGCTTATGAATCATTTCAAGATGAGAAAAAGTATGCTGATGAAATGATAGCACTCTTAAAATATGTAAGAAAATGGCTGGGAAATGAAGGGAAAATTTCTATACTAAACGCCTACGGCCTTTACAAATTTGATCCATCAATTGCGAATTTAGTGAATTACCTGAGTGTAGAAAGCCTTTTTTATTTGAGAACACGAAAACGAAAAGAACCTTACTACTCCAATATTTTAAACGAAGTAAAGCTATTTCTCGAAAAAGGTGTGAAGGTGCTTTCTGTTGATTATGTTGATGACGGAAGTGGATATAAAGGTGAGAACGTCGAAAGAATCAGAGACTACGTGAAGCTTGCTAGGGAGAATGGACTCATTCCATATGCCGCCAGAAGCAATATGAAATTGAACAATTTGAATGTCATTCCAGGCATTCAAGGAGAGTGATTTACGTGAAGGTAAAAGTAAGTGTTTTCGTTTTAGCGGTACTTTTTGTCAGTGTGTTCTTTTCCAACACGCTTTTACTGTATAAAGGATCAGAACAAGGATATGGAAATTCTATACTGAAGAGGTACGTTGTGCCTGTTTTGCAAGAAAACAACGAGAACTACAAGCTTGTAGATGTAGAAGCCACACAAGTGTCTTTTAAAGGTATTGATTTTGTCATAAGCTGCTATTATTCTTCAAAGATGAAAGATGCAGATAAATATCTCAAAAAGCTCTCTTTTTTTCTCATGAATGGTGGTAAATTATTCATAATAAACAACATAGGAGCATCGATGAATGAAAATGGGGAGTTGGTTTCGACTTCTGAGCTGAACGCGGTTTACAATTTTCTGGGCATTTCTTACAAGGGCGGATGGAAAAGCGCAAACATCCAAAATGTGGATTTTGATCGTGAGTACATTCATCATCTTCCCATTTATGGCAAACGTGGGGTAGAATTTTACACCGTTTTTTCAAAAATGGTTGATGTCATCGAAAGTGTAAAAATAGATGGAAAAACATACCCGCTTATCATGTTGGGACCACGTGGGGGTGTTTCACTTTTTAATTTCGCATTTGATTCAAGCGGAAAGGCAGTTCTGGATTTTTCCAAACTCATTTCCGCTTTTTTAATTGGAAATTTGAGTATGCAAAACAGGGTACTTCTCATTGGAAAAGATGAGAACGTCGAAAAAGCACTGAGTTATGCATTGATACCTTACGATATCTCAAGCAAAGTGAACGATAACGTTCAAAGATATATGGCTATTGTGGAAATAAACGGTCATATCCCTATTCAAAACGCTTTGCTTATGAAATACGTATCCGCTGGTGGCGTTTTGATGGTCGCTAGCGATGGAAATGAAACATCAAACGTAAAATCGGCAAAGATAAACACAAGCGTTTTCCCACTACCTCCCAATTTTGAACTGCCTTTGTATTCATCTTTGAAAATCATGAAACCTTATCCAAATTCCACAGTTTTGGTCAGCTCTTCCCAAGACGGGATTCCTCTTGTTTGGAGTTTGAGAGTAGGAAAGGGAAAGATCATATTTTATCCAAAAGGAATGTTGCAAAAATCGTTAAGAGGTGTCTTTCTTCAGACACTCGTATCGAATGTAGAAAACTCAATTCAATCCATAGTGAATTCGTACACGGTTTTCATAGACGATTTTCCACTTCCATCGTATGGAATAAAGAGAGATATGATAACGAAAGAATTCGGTGATGTCACGGATGGAGAATTTTATTACGATATTTGGTGGAAAGACGTGGAAAAAATAGGAAAAGAGATGAATTTGAAATACACCACGGCATTTGTTACAAGTTACAACGCGAAAAATAGTTGGCCGTATGACTTTTCCAGCTTACTCTTAACACCTTATCCACTTCTCGAAATGAAGAGCATAGAAAAAGACGGATATGAGATGGGATTACATGGGTACAATCACCGTTCACCAATAGCACAAAATTGGAATCTTACCAATTTAGAAAATTCTTACAAAGCCCTGAAGGCCTTTGTGAAAATAGCATTGGGAGAAAATTACAGGCCAGTGAGTTTTGTGGCACCAAACAATTTGATAGACGATGAAGGATTGAAGGCGTTGAAAGATGTTTTCCCTTCCCTGGAACTTGTTGGCACTTCATACGATGCCACTGGAACGTTCAGTGAATATAAAATAGTAAACGGTGTCGTTGTACTTCCGCGAACGACCGCTGGATATTACCCTGTGAACAAGTTGTTGAAAGATTCGATTTCATCTGTCATGAATTTTGGAACTTACCAATATTTCTTTCATCCAGATGACCTGTTTTCTTCAGATAGAAATCCATCTCATGAGAGCTGGGATGAAATGAAAGAAAGTATGAAAGAGTTTTTAAGTGATATGCAAAATTATTATCCTTGGCTTGAAAATCACTACGCCTATGAAGCGGCAAAGATATTCAAAATTTATCTAACGCAAACGCCATCTTACAAAAGAGACAAAAACGAGGTAGAAGTTTCCTTGCCATATAACGCTGATATTCCACGATATTTCATGTTTAGATCGTCGGGAAAATTGAATATAGAAGGTGGGAAAATACTTTACAGATATCAGAAATCGAATTTGTATATAATAGAGATGACTTCACGTGTTATGATAATAAAAGTAATTTGAAAAAGGTTGATGAAAATTGGCAGGGATAGGATTTAAACTACAAAGGATGTTGGCAAAAAACACACTTACTACCACTGCGATGGCTTTGCTTTATTCGGCGTTGATTTCAGCAGGGCCATGGCTTATCATGTCTTTGAACGTTTTCTTCATTCAATATTTTTCAAAGGAAATAAACATCGAATTCTTTAAAATCTCTCTGGCCTATGCCTTCATATTTTCGACCGTTATAGACGGTTTCTTCAGTTTTGTTATAAACAGAAGAATATCAGACCTAGCATACGCCAATAATACCCATCAGATATACAGAGAGTATTCTGCCAATGTATTTTTGATTTTTTCCATAGCCGTCGCTGTTGCGTTTTTCTTCTATTTTTTCCATAGGGGATATACCGTTTGGCAAATAATTCTTCCTTCTTACCTATTTGTAACCCTCTCCGTACTTTGGATCCAAGTCATATACGCTTCCATGATAGAGAAATTCTCCTATCTCATCTTTTCTTTCGTTATTGGGAATGCTTTTTCTCTTTTGTCTATAGCATTTATCCATGTAAATGAAGCTTGGACTTACTTGCTGTACGATATAGGAATTGGTTTCATAGTTTACGCTTTGCATTTCATCATATTCAAGAACCTTAAATCTGAGGGGTTCTCGTTTTCCGTATTTTCGCAAATGAAAAAGTATTGGGAGAACATGCTTGTAGGGCTTTTTTACTATTCTTCAATTTGGATTGATGATTTTGTGGCATGGTTCTTCTTGGGAAAGAATTTTTACAACGGTTACAGACTTGCGCCTTCATACGATATTCCGATGTTCCTTTCTTATCTTTTCATAATTCCAACGATGATCCTTTTTGTCATAAACATAGAAGTTGGATTTTACGAACAGTACAAATCTTTCTACAAC includes:
- a CDS encoding MJ1477/TM1410 family putative glycoside hydrolase, which produces MRYYKYVLTVLLTISILVLNGCTNANGVKNSKTWLCQFQNFSPSLISKTHFDVVVIDYSYDGSDAEALKQEEIEKMKSTGKTVLAYMNVGYAEEWRFYWDKIKDATFVGNNDTRWPGEHLILDFDTPKWESVIQQYVNKIKKEGFDGIYLDGVNAYESFQDEKKYADEMIALLKYVRKWLGNEGKISILNAYGLYKFDPSIANLVNYLSVESLFYLRTRKRKEPYYSNILNEVKLFLEKGVKVLSVDYVDDGSGYKGENVERIRDYVKLARENGLIPYAARSNMKLNNLNVIPGIQGE
- the pelG gene encoding exopolysaccharide Pel transporter PelG translates to MAGIGFKLQRMLAKNTLTTTAMALLYSALISAGPWLIMSLNVFFIQYFSKEINIEFFKISLAYAFIFSTVIDGFFSFVINRRISDLAYANNTHQIYREYSANVFLIFSIAVAVAFFFYFFHRGYTVWQIILPSYLFVTLSVLWIQVIYASMIEKFSYLIFSFVIGNAFSLLSIAFIHVNEAWTYLLYDIGIGFIVYALHFIIFKNLKSEGFSFSVFSQMKKYWENMLVGLFYYSSIWIDDFVAWFFLGKNFYNGYRLAPSYDIPMFLSYLFIIPTMILFVINIEVGFYEQYKSFYNLLEHNGTLEEIKKKKKLMDMYLGHAILMVFAVQIVSSFVGLIISMPMVVYLNLPPESLGILRLGILGATFNAFFLFFLLITFYFDFRKVAYRATAITLSINFGLSILTTKTYPALGFTVSFLIGTSYLMVEFFKRYDSLIYVEYTRQKSTLKIGKVKVWKNEKA
- a CDS encoding DUF2194 domain-containing protein; translation: MKVKVSVFVLAVLFVSVFFSNTLLLYKGSEQGYGNSILKRYVVPVLQENNENYKLVDVEATQVSFKGIDFVISCYYSSKMKDADKYLKKLSFFLMNGGKLFIINNIGASMNENGELVSTSELNAVYNFLGISYKGGWKSANIQNVDFDREYIHHLPIYGKRGVEFYTVFSKMVDVIESVKIDGKTYPLIMLGPRGGVSLFNFAFDSSGKAVLDFSKLISAFLIGNLSMQNRVLLIGKDENVEKALSYALIPYDISSKVNDNVQRYMAIVEINGHIPIQNALLMKYVSAGGVLMVASDGNETSNVKSAKINTSVFPLPPNFELPLYSSLKIMKPYPNSTVLVSSSQDGIPLVWSLRVGKGKIIFYPKGMLQKSLRGVFLQTLVSNVENSIQSIVNSYTVFIDDFPLPSYGIKRDMITKEFGDVTDGEFYYDIWWKDVEKIGKEMNLKYTTAFVTSYNAKNSWPYDFSSLLLTPYPLLEMKSIEKDGYEMGLHGYNHRSPIAQNWNLTNLENSYKALKAFVKIALGENYRPVSFVAPNNLIDDEGLKALKDVFPSLELVGTSYDATGTFSEYKIVNGVVVLPRTTAGYYPVNKLLKDSISSVMNFGTYQYFFHPDDLFSSDRNPSHESWDEMKESMKEFLSDMQNYYPWLENHYAYEAAKIFKIYLTQTPSYKRDKNEVEVSLPYNADIPRYFMFRSSGKLNIEGGKILYRYQKSNLYIIEMTSRVMIIKVI